Within the Zea mays cultivar B73 chromosome 10, Zm-B73-REFERENCE-NAM-5.0, whole genome shotgun sequence genome, the region TACACTTCAAAGGAACTGGCAAAGGGGCCATGGGAGGCTTCTTTGCTGAGACCCGGTAGAGAAGAAACTCGGTAAAgagggagcctttgccgagtgtccgtgaCACACTCAATAAAGTctccgtcaccgtcaccgtcatATAGTGCCGCGACGGCAAattttctttaccgagtgctaccgtgacactcagcaaagtctttgtcgagtgtccgataaaaagtactcgatAAAGAAGCCACTGTCGATGTACAGTTCACCgagacttctttgtcgagtgttacactcggcaaaaacTTTGACTACTATTTTTCAAACAATTTCAAAGTCTTTGTCGAATATAAATTGATTGTTTAAGGGCTTAAACAATTTCAaacaaaaaagttgtcaactacaaagttgaatagtttctttttaagttttacaacttttattttggtactTTTTCGATCCGTGGTCATTTGCAAAATTTGTATTTTTAAAGTTGACAAAATCAAATGCAATTGTGAGAGCCCAAATAATTTCAAATGAAAAGGTTgtaaactacaaagtttcataatttttagagatctacaatttTTATTTTAGTGGATTTTTTTATACGAGGTCATTTGAAGAACTCAACAAATTCGATTTAAAATGATTTCTACGGTACTGCGTGGTTCCTTAATAAAATCGCTAGTAGTAATGCACGATTTGTActgacggttttcttaaggaattgTTAAGTAATTGCTAGTACAAATTATAAATATGATTTCTACCGCTAGTGAAAATGTGTTTTCATTGATGGTTCTTAAGTCGAAACGGCCAATTTATTTTTATTGACACCCGATAACCAAAACCGCATCTAAAAATTAGACCTCACACCAACTATAGAGCTCTTTGGTACTAGTATCCTCTATGGATAGAATTTGTTATATACAAAGTTATTCAACCGGATCCCTATATTTGCATTTATAGATAAGTTTGGTACGATGATTGTAGCTGACATGTACATGTATTTCGCTCTCCTAATATAAATATAAGATATCACCCTGACATATTTTGACAACAACCACTAATTTGGCTGACCTCCTATTTCAACTTCCAGCCTCTACGAGAAGCACATCGTTTTGCATGCATGAGCTGGTCAAAATGCACGTGGATCTCTTGCCTCTACTGTGGCCACCCTCCATCCGATTTCACCAAGTATTCGTACCCAAAATGCACcggggggtgggggggggggggggggggggggggttgttaAATCTTTTCTCATACATATATACCTCTCACATGCATCTATATAAGTTCATCCCCCAAGGACGGCAGCATCTCAGTTACCACACTCCTCGAAAACTTTTGAGCTCAAAGCGGCATGGCACATGAAGCAGCAATAGTTATTGATCAGCTCGCTGGTGATTCACCGTCGGTGAAAGCAGTTTTGTTACTACTCCTGGTCCCTGTCCTCCTGCTCTGGGTCCTGCTGCGCTACTTCTCTTCTGGGGCAACGACTAATAGTACGAAAGGAAAGAAGAAACTGCCTCCGTCACCGCCGGCGCTGCCGCTGATCGGACACCTTCACCTCGTCGGCGCGCACCCGCATGTCTCTATGCGGGGCCTCGCCGCCCGGCACGGTGGCGAGGACCTCATGCTGCTCCGCCTCGGCACGGTCCCGAcgcttgtggcgtcgtccccgcgCGCCGCACAGGCGGTGTTGCGCACGCACGACCAGTCGCTAGCCTCACGGCCCCGCTCCATcttcggcgacatcctcgggtacGGGCCGTCGGACGTCGGGTTCGCGCCCTACGGCGAGGGGTGGCGGCAGGCCAAGAAGCTGGTCACCACGCACCTGCTCAACACCAAGAAGGTGCAGTCCTACCGCGCCGCCCGCGAGGAGGAGGTAATTAGTTAATAACTGATCACGTCTTAGCTTGTCATGCACCGATCGAGAACGAGATCACATGCCAGCCGCACGTACGCAGGTGGGAGTGGTGATCGACAAGATCCGCCGCGCAGCCATGACAGGCGCGGCGGTGGACTTGAgcgaggtcctgagctcgttcaCGACCGACATGGTGTGCCGAGCCGTGGCGGGGCGGTCGTTCAGGGTGGACGGCCTGGACAAGGTGTTCAAGGACGTGATGGACGCGAGCATGGCCGTCCTTGGGGGCTTCAACCTGGAGAACTTCTACCCTGGCCTGGCCAAGGTGGCCGGCGGCGTGCTCATGTGGCCGGGGCGGCGCAAGGCTGAGAGGCTCAGGGACCGGTGGGATGAGGTCCTTGATAAGGTGATCGACCAGCACGCGAGCGAGGCGGCCGCCGGTGGACCCCCGGCGACACGCCGCCTTGAGAGTGATTTCACCCATGTGTTGCTGG harbors:
- the LOC103641574 gene encoding indolin-2-one monooxygenase-like, producing the protein MAHEAAIVIDQLAGDSPSVKAVLLLLLVPVLLLWVLLRYFSSGATTNSTKGKKKLPPSPPALPLIGHLHLVGAHPHVSMRGLAARHGGEDLMLLRLGTVPTLVASSPRAAQAVLRTHDQSLASRPRSIFGDILGYGPSDVGFAPYGEGWRQAKKLVTTHLLNTKKVQSYRAAREEEVGVVIDKIRRAAMTGAAVDLSEVLSSFTTDMVCRAVAGRSFRVDGLDKVFKDVMDASMAVLGGFNLENFYPGLAKVAGGVLMWPGRRKAERLRDRWDEVLDKVIDQHASEAAAGGPPATRRLESDFTHVLLAAQEEYGLTRDGIKGIMADMFAAGTDTAYLVLEFTMAELMQHQDVMARLQAEVRSSMPAKGHHQGQGAITEEYLAGMPYLKAVVKETLRLHPPSPLLLPHQSLEECAIDGYVVPAGTTVFVNVWAIGRDPRLWDAAEEFMPERFVVDKGATATAAEGVVDFRGTDFQFLPFGSGRRMCPGMNFALANVEIMLANLVCHFDWRVEGGANDIDMTEVFGLTVHRKEKLVLAPRLWSCSCAAAQPPMEG